A window of Streptomyces sp. DG1A-41 contains these coding sequences:
- the tamR gene encoding MarR family transcriptional regulator TamR — MEDEVDRLVAAWRRERPDLDVEPLEVLSRVSRLARHLDRARRLAFSEHGLEPWEFDVLTALRRAGTPYQLSPGQLLTQTLVTSGTMTNRIDRLAKKGLVERLPDPSDRRGVLVRLTDEGRDRADQALAGLLDQERAILAELTRAQRGELAGLLRQLTAPFDNIPG, encoded by the coding sequence ATGGAGGACGAGGTCGACCGGCTGGTCGCAGCATGGCGGCGGGAGCGCCCGGACCTCGACGTCGAACCGCTCGAGGTGCTCAGCCGCGTGAGCAGACTGGCCCGGCATCTGGACCGGGCACGTCGGCTGGCCTTCTCGGAGCACGGCCTGGAGCCGTGGGAGTTCGACGTCCTGACGGCGCTGCGCCGCGCGGGCACGCCGTACCAGCTCTCGCCGGGACAGCTCCTCACCCAGACCCTGGTCACGTCGGGCACGATGACGAACCGCATCGACCGCCTGGCGAAGAAGGGCCTGGTGGAACGCCTCCCCGATCCCAGCGACCGCCGAGGCGTCCTGGTCCGGCTGACGGACGAGGGCAGGGACCGCGCGGACCAGGCCCTGGCGGGTCTGCTGGACCAGGAGCGCGCGATCCTCGCGGAGCTCACCCGAGCCCAGCGCGGCGAACTGGCCGGGCTGCTACGCCAGCTGACCGCCCCGTTCGACAACATCCCCGGCTAG